The window AAGTTTAACCGATGACGCCTGAAGTCCTATTAAACATAAAACGCTGATCCATTGTTTGTGTAGATCTTATTTCTAGTTTCTAATGACGGATTAATCTTACTTATATTATATTTTATATTACGTTCTACTTTTTGTGGATCCTGGTAAGTTGCATTCCCTTCAATTATATTTTGATATCCTAAATATATAACTTGATTTTTTGGAGTAGTTGGAGTTAATTCTAGTGTGTTTAGAATCATGCCATATCCAGTAATTTCACATCTTCTCAATTCATCAACATATACGAAAGAATCTATTTTATCTGAGATCCAGTTACAGGCAATAACATCTTGAGTCGGAATCGGATCTGCGATTAAATAAGACCAATAGGAATAATAATCTTTGTTTATATCGGCTGGAGTGAAGGTAAAACCATAGTTGTATGGCTTTTCAACGACTTCATAAATAAATCCAGTATTAAACAGAAAATAAGGGATAAGTAATGCCATCAGGACCGCATATTTTATAGAGCTGAATTTCAAGAAATCTGTATGAAATTTCACAGTTGAAAATATAGCTATTAAAATGGATTCTACACCAATTATACAAAAAGGAGATAAAAATAGAAGTGCTATTAGATAAATCCTATACATAAGAAAACTTGAGGCAAGATAAGGCACAATAGCACTCAATAATATAAAAAATATGTTCACAAGTGAAAATAAAAGATACTCTGTACTAAATTTCATTTCTCTATATTTATATATAGTATAAAATAAACCTATAAGTATCGCTATTTCAGTGGCAACACCCCAAATATTACCCATTGCATGCACAAATTTAAGATCTGTGATTCCAATTCCAAGTCCTTTATATATAGCTGGATCTAATCCTGAACTTGAAAAAATCTCATTAAAAAATACCGAATAAATATGATCTGCAATATATACTATAGAAGAAAACACTGATGAACTAGATACATAAATGTACCATGATAATGCCATGATACAACTTAGTATCACCTTTGTCGGGGATATGGTCATATCAGTTGCTTTTATTAGCAGCAAGCCAAGAGAGACAAAGACCAAATAAAATAAAAATATGTATGTTGTCCCATAATGAGATACGATTAAAGAACATATAAATATGATAAAAAGGATAGTTTTTTTCATTGAACTAATATTCTTTGTTATAAGAATTATCATAAGCAGTACAATATATAGTTCGGCAATCTGCTGCCTTGGCAACCACGGCATTATCAAAAAAAATGCATAAAAAGACATTGCAAAAAAAACAGATAAAAATGCATCTCTGTTTCCTATTTGTAATCTATATATCTCATATAAGCCTAAAGGCACAAAAGAAAAAATAAAACTGTATATTATTTTATATACGTAGATAAGGCTCATATTTAATAAAGTCGAATATATATTTGGCAATATTGTTACACTCAACATTGCATTTACATTGTTGTTAAGTGATGAATCCCAAAATGAATTGGCTGCTAATCGTGCAAAGTAATACTCATAGTGAATATCTGAACCGAATAAATATGGAGACGTAAGAGTTCGGTTAAGTAAAAGGGCAAAAGAGATCATAAATATAGATAGTGGATATAAATTTGAAGGAATGAACCTGTTATATGTAACAAAAAAAACGGTCATGATAATATAAAAAATGAAAAGTAGGGAAAAAATACTATTTGTATAATATTGAACTACTAGAGCCCCTAATATACCTATCAAAGGGATCTGAAGTAAAAAGAGAAAAGGTGCTACAATTTTCTGAATTCTGGATTTATTGCACGATATTTGGAATGATAATGTATTAAATTTATAACAAAGGGAAGATAATATTAATATGGAGATATTTATTGTTGATAATAATGGATAGAGAGATAATGGATTTGAAATGCCTATTGAAAGTGATATCATATTAATATATGCACCTACAAACATTAAAATAAAGATACTAAGACCAATACTTAACAATAATATTTCAAGTCGGTTTATTTGAGGTAATTTTAAGAGTTTAAGAATTAAAAAACCTGGTAATACTGTTATTAAAAAAAACACTATAAACTGCCTTATAATAGGAAGATCCAGAAGAACTGCAATGTCTGAGATCAAAAGTAAGCAAAGAATAATATAATAATTATTTTTGGAATTAATTTCAAATTGCATTTAAATCACCTAAACTATTATAATAATTTTATAATATTTTTCAACCGCCTTCTTATATTTAAAATCACATCGGATTTCTCAAATTCTTCAGATTTTGAGCTTGAAAATTTCATAAATATCTCCTTTATATTTGTTTAAATATTGAGGAGTATTTTTCGATGGCTGCTTCATAAGTAAATTCATGCTCAACAAGCGATCTTGCATTTTCTGCAATTTTTTCTAAGTCAGGATGTTCAAGCGCCTTAATGGTACTTGTTGCGATACATTCTGGAGAATTGTTTTCCATCAAAAAACCTGTTTTTGTATCTTTTACTATATCAGGAATTGCACCTACCTTTGTCGCAAGTACAAGTGTACCACAGGCCATTGCTTCTAACATGATATTAGGCAAACCTTCAGTGTAAGATGGTATAATTAATAACTTTAAAGAATTTAGATACTCAGGAAGGTTTTCATGACAAATCCACCCTGTAAGTTTTACATTGTTTTCAAGACCATTTCTAAGTAGATACGTCTCAATATCACTTTTTAAATCTCCATCACCCATTATCAAGATATTCAGGGAGGGTTTTTCCTTTAAAATCTTGGGGATTGATTCTGCAAAATTTATAACTCCTTTTTCTTCGGATAAACGACCGATATATCCGATTATTAATTCTCTATCATTATATTTTTTTACTAATTTAAATCGGCTAAAATCTAATATATGCTCGTGGCCGATTAGGATTTTATTCTGATATCTATCTAATCCCCATTCTGTTATAATATTTGAAGAATATATCACTATTTTATCTGAGAGTATATAGTTTATAATCTCCAAGTACTTTGGTAATTTCAAGATAGATCGAAGATCTTTTTGGGAATCCAACATTTTAGGCGAAGAAGCTGCTAAGCTTAATATTATTGGTTTTCTTAAAATTTTAAGTGTTAGAACCGGCAAAAGCAAACCCTCCCCCATAAAAAAAATATAAGAGTCTACAATTTTATTTAATTTTATTATTTCATATGATATTTTAAGTTGAAGAAATATATAATTTAAAATTCTATAAAACAATTGTCTCTTTACATTATACGAAATCGGAACTCCATGTATATTTTTATTTATTTTAAAAATTTCTGCTCCCTCGTTGCCAGTTATAAGAAAAACTTGATTGGATAATGAAGAAAGAATATCTATAAGATTTGATAAAGGAGTGATGCTTGCTTTAGGCCTTGGAGAAGTAACTATACAAACGTTAGGTTTCTCATTTTGGTTGTTCATAGAATAGCATTCCAATAATTTTTTTAATTTATAATTGTTTATACACTTCTATTGTTTTATCAGCAATATTATTCCAAGACAACTCATTTTTCATTTTTAGGTACCCGTTCTCCCCCATTTTCATTCTCAGGTTATCATCCCTAAATATTTTAATTACAGCTTCAGCTAGAGCATTAGAATTTTTAGGTGGTATCAGGAATCCGGTTACCTCATTTTCTACAATTTCAGGCAGGCTTCCCACATTCGTAACAATAACTGGTTTTTTGAAAGCATATGCTATAGGAATAACTCCACTTTGTGAACCATCTATATAGGGCAAAGCAACAAGGCACGATCTTTGAAAAAACTCGGCAACTTCTTCGTCTTGGATAAATCTGTTATGTATTTCAAA is drawn from Methanosarcina lacustris Z-7289 and contains these coding sequences:
- a CDS encoding DUF2206 domain-containing protein codes for the protein MQFEINSKNNYYIILCLLLISDIAVLLDLPIIRQFIVFFLITVLPGFLILKLLKLPQINRLEILLLSIGLSIFILMFVGAYINMISLSIGISNPLSLYPLLSTINISILILSSLCYKFNTLSFQISCNKSRIQKIVAPFLFLLQIPLIGILGALVVQYYTNSIFSLLFIFYIIMTVFFVTYNRFIPSNLYPLSIFMISFALLLNRTLTSPYLFGSDIHYEYYFARLAANSFWDSSLNNNVNAMLSVTILPNIYSTLLNMSLIYVYKIIYSFIFSFVPLGLYEIYRLQIGNRDAFLSVFFAMSFYAFFLIMPWLPRQQIAELYIVLLMIILITKNISSMKKTILFIIFICSLIVSHYGTTYIFLFYLVFVSLGLLLIKATDMTISPTKVILSCIMALSWYIYVSSSSVFSSIVYIADHIYSVFFNEIFSSSGLDPAIYKGLGIGITDLKFVHAMGNIWGVATEIAILIGLFYTIYKYREMKFSTEYLLFSLVNIFFILLSAIVPYLASSFLMYRIYLIALLFLSPFCIIGVESILIAIFSTVKFHTDFLKFSSIKYAVLMALLIPYFLFNTGFIYEVVEKPYNYGFTFTPADINKDYYSYWSYLIADPIPTQDVIACNWISDKIDSFVYVDELRRCEITGYGMILNTLELTPTTPKNQVIYLGYQNIIEGNATYQDPQKVERNIKYNISKINPSLETRNKIYTNNGSAFYV
- a CDS encoding glycosyltransferase family 4 protein, which gives rise to MNNQNEKPNVCIVTSPRPKASITPLSNLIDILSSLSNQVFLITGNEGAEIFKINKNIHGVPISYNVKRQLFYRILNYIFLQLKISYEIIKLNKIVDSYIFFMGEGLLLPVLTLKILRKPIILSLAASSPKMLDSQKDLRSILKLPKYLEIINYILSDKIVIYSSNIITEWGLDRYQNKILIGHEHILDFSRFKLVKKYNDRELIIGYIGRLSEEKGVINFAESIPKILKEKPSLNILIMGDGDLKSDIETYLLRNGLENNVKLTGWICHENLPEYLNSLKLLIIPSYTEGLPNIMLEAMACGTLVLATKVGAIPDIVKDTKTGFLMENNSPECIATSTIKALEHPDLEKIAENARSLVEHEFTYEAAIEKYSSIFKQI